Proteins from one Falco naumanni isolate bFalNau1 chromosome 10, bFalNau1.pat, whole genome shotgun sequence genomic window:
- the LIN7C gene encoding protein lin-7 homolog C, with protein MAALGEPVRLERDICRAIELLEKLQRSGEVPPQKLQALQRVLQSEFCNAVREVYEHVYETVDISSSPEVRANATAKATVAAFAASEGHSHPRVVELPKTEEGLGFNIMGGKEQNSPIYISRIIPGGIADRHGGLKRGDQLLSVNGVSVEGEHHEKAVELLKAAQGKVKLVVRYTPKVLEEMESRFEKMRSAKRRQQN; from the exons ATGGCGGCGTTGGGCGAGCCGGTGCGGCTGGAGCGAG aCATCTGCAGAGCAATTGAGTTGCTGGAAAAATTACAGAGAAGTGGAGAAGTGCCGCCACAAAAGCTACAGGCATTGCAAAGGGTCCTTCAAAGTGAATTCTGTAATGCTGTAAGGGAG GTGTACGAACACGTATACGAAACTGTGGATATCAGCAGTAGCCCAGAAGTTAGAGCTAATGCAACAGCAAAG GCCACCGTAGCTGCATTTGCTGCTAGCGAAGGTCATTCCCATCCCAGAGTGGTTGAACTACCCAAAACCGAAGAAGGTCTTGGATTCAACATTATGGGAGGCAAAGAACAAAATTCTCCAATCTATATCTCTCGAATTATCCCTGGCGGTATAGCTGATAGACATGGAGGCCTGAAACGTGGAGAccagctgctttctgtaaaCGGAGTG AGTGTCGAAGGTGAACACCACGAAAAAGCAGTAGAACTGCTGAAGGCAGCTCAAGGAAAGGTTAAATTAGTTGTGCGATACACACCAAAGGTCCTGGAAGAAATGGAGTCGAGATTTGAAAAAATGAGATCGGCCAAACGCAGGCAGCAAAATTAA